The Bradyrhizobium sp. CCGB01 genome segment CGACAGCCAGTTGTTCGGCACGCCGCCGTCCGGTGCCGGATCGCGCCAGACGTACCAGTCGCGTTTGGGATTGTCGCGCGAGGCGCGGCTCTCGACGAACCAGGGATGCTGGTCCGAGGTGTGGTTGGGCACGAGATCGAGGATCAGCTTCAGGCCGTTCTCGTGCACGGCGGCGAGCAGCGCATCGAAGTCCTCCATCGTGCCGAACAGCGGCTCGATGCCGGTATAGTCGGAGATGTCGTAGCCGAAATCGGCCATCGGCGAGGGGAAGATCGGCGACAGCCAGATCGCGTCGACGCCAAGCGATTTCACGTAAGGCAGCCGCCGCAAGATGCCGGCGAGATCGCCGACGCCATCACCGTCCGTGTCCTGAAAGGAGCGCGGGTAGATCTGATAGAAGATGCCGTCGCGCCACCAATTATCGCCGCCCTGAGCCATGCCGGAAACCCACCCAAAATCTGCGTCTCGCGCGAGAGAACGCGGAAGGAACGCTGCGGTTCAAACCAGCAGGCGAAATGGGACGGCCGTGTGACGGCCGGTGCGGCTGTTCCGGGGCGCGGCACGAATCTTTTGCTTGGCGGCATGGCAAAAATCGGCATTGTGAGGCCCATGACCGAGCAAAATGACACCCAGCAATCCGCGCAGGACTCCTCGCAAGCCAAGGCCGGCGCGATCATCGTCCCCGTGACGCTGTTCGAGCAGAACTGCACCATCATCTGGGACGAGCCCAGCAAGAAGGCCGTGGTGATCGATCCCGGCGGCGACGTGCCGAAGATCCTGGACGCGATCAAGCAGACCGGCGTCACCGTGGAGAAGATCTGGCTGACCCACGGCCATATCGACCATGTCGGCGGCGCGGCCGATCTGCGCGATGCGCTGAAGGTGCCGATCGAGGGCCCGCATGTCGCCGACAAATTCCTGCTCGACAACGTGGTCGAGAGCGGCGCGCGCTTCGGCATGACCGGCGGGCGCAATTTCGAGCCGGACCGCTGGCTCGACGAAGGCGACAGCGTGTCGATCGGCGGCTTGCAGTTCGACATTTTCCACTGCCCGGGCCACTCGCCCGGCAGCGTGGTGTTCTTCAACAAGGAACTGCGCTTTGCCCATGTCGGCGACGTCTTGTTCGCCGGCTCGGTCGGCCGCACCGATTTGCCCGGCGGCAGTCACGCCACGCTGATCAATTCGATCAAGACGAAGCTGCTGCCGCTCGGCGACGATGTCGGCTTCATCTGCGGCCACGGCGCCGGCTCGAGCATCGGCCAGGAGCGGATGACCAATCCGTTCATCACCGGCGAGGTGTGAGGCCCTATTCGGCGGCGTCCGCCAGCGCCGCCACGTCGCCGAGATTGCGCTCGCCCCACTCGCGGATCGCGGCGACGACCGGCACGAAGCTCTTGCCCTTGCGGGTCAGGCGATACTCGACCTTGGGCGGCACCTCGCCGAAATCCTTGCGATCGATCAGGCCGCTCTGCGTCAGCGCCTTCAATTCGCGGCTGAGCACGCGCGGGGTGATTTCGGCGCTGCCCTCTGTGCCGCGCAGCAGCCCGCTGCGGATCTCGCCGTAGCGGCGCGGGCCGTCCTTGAGGTCCCAGACGATGCGGAGCTTGTACTTGCCGCTGATCATCTTCTGAAAGGCCGCAACCGGACAGCTGCGCGCCGGGATCGCCTTTGCCATGTCGTCTCCTCCATGCGCGAGATAACAATAGGAGCGACGTCGAAAAAGTCCATACTATCAATTTTGTCCATACTTGCAGGATCGCCTGCAAGCCGCAGATGATGACGCACACGACGAACAGGGAGCGTCACATGAAGCACTTCATGATCAGATACGAATTCAGGAACGGCACGTCGGAAGCCTGGCACCAGGAGATCGGCCGCTTCGTCAAGGCGATCGACGGCGATCCGGAGCTGAAGGGGCGGATCGGCTACCGTGTGCTGAAGAACCGCGACGACGGCAGCTACTTCCACCTCGCCAGCGTCACGGACGATGCCGCGCAAAAGACGCTGCAATCGCGCGACTTCTTCAAGGCCTATCAGGAGATGACGCGGAAGGTCGCCGGCGGCGAGGTGACGGTGACGCCGATCGAGATGATCGCAGCGACGGCGTAGCCGCAAGCTCCGCCGTCGTCCCGGACAAGCGTAAGCGTTACTTCATCAAACCCGCCGCCGTCAGCGCGCGGGTGATGATCTGGCCGAGATCGAAGCCGCGAGCCTCCGCGCGCTTCGGCTCGGCCGGCTCTTCGGCGACTGCGGCGCGGATCGAGCGGGCGAGATGCGGCGCGGGCGGGAGCGCCGGCTTCGACGTCGCAGGCCTGGCCTCGACCTTCTTTCCGGCCGCATCCGCAATCCAGCCGGTCAGGCCGAAGAATTTTGCGATGTGGTAGGACGAGGAAATGCCGGCCTCGATCAGGAAAGCGCCTTCGACGCCGTAGCGCTGATCATTGTCGGCGAGGCCGAGCGGGGTGCCATGCGCCATGTCGGTGATGGCGTAGGACTCGACCAGCGTTTCGCCGTCCTTGTTCCACCAGGCCTGGCGCGGATAGCCATCGACAATGGTCTCCGCCATCGGCGCGGCCGGCAGATCGTGCAAATCGAGCCACTGCTTGACGATCTCATTGGCATTGCCCGGATTGACGGTGCGGTCGGCGCTGCCGTGCCACACCGAAACCTTCGGCCACGGCCCGCGATGGTTCGAGGCGCGCCGCACGAAATCGCCGAGCTCGCGCTCGGGCCGCGCCGGTGAATGAAACATGCCGTCCAGCGCCTCGCGCAAATTCGAGGCGATGCCATAGGGCAATCCGGCGATCACCGCGCCGGCCGCGAAGACTTCGGGATAGGTCGCGAGCATCACCGATGTCATGCCGCCGCCGGCGGAAAGACCGGTGATGAAGACGCGCCTGGGATCGATGCGATGCGCCTGCACCACATGCGCGACCATCTCGCGGATCGAACGCGCCTCGCCGCTGTCGCGCGCAGTGTCTTCCGGATTGAACCAGTTGAAGCAGGTGTTGCCGTTGTTGATGCGCTGCTGCTCGGGCATCACTAGCGCGAAGCCATAATGCTGCGCCAGCGTCGACCAGCCCGCGCCGAGATCGTAAGCAGCTGCAGTCTGGCCGCAGCCATGCAGCACGACGACGAGCGCGCGCGGCTTCTGGAGTTGCGCCGGCACGAACGCGAACATGCGCAAATTTCCGGGATTGTCGCCGAAGCCCGTGACCTCTTCCAGAGGGCTGGACACATCCGCGCTCCGGCCGAGCTCGGCAAGGCGCAGACCATCCACCTTCGGCAGATGTTTCAAGAGAGCGACATT includes the following:
- a CDS encoding MBL fold metallo-hydrolase, whose amino-acid sequence is MTEQNDTQQSAQDSSQAKAGAIIVPVTLFEQNCTIIWDEPSKKAVVIDPGGDVPKILDAIKQTGVTVEKIWLTHGHIDHVGGAADLRDALKVPIEGPHVADKFLLDNVVESGARFGMTGGRNFEPDRWLDEGDSVSIGGLQFDIFHCPGHSPGSVVFFNKELRFAHVGDVLFAGSVGRTDLPGGSHATLINSIKTKLLPLGDDVGFICGHGAGSSIGQERMTNPFITGEV
- a CDS encoding helix-turn-helix domain-containing protein; this translates as MAKAIPARSCPVAAFQKMISGKYKLRIVWDLKDGPRRYGEIRSGLLRGTEGSAEITPRVLSRELKALTQSGLIDRKDFGEVPPKVEYRLTRKGKSFVPVVAAIREWGERNLGDVAALADAAE
- a CDS encoding PHB depolymerase family esterase encodes the protein MLLAKNVALLKHLPKVDGLRLAELGRSADVSSPLEEVTGFGDNPGNLRMFAFVPAQLQKPRALVVVLHGCGQTAAAYDLGAGWSTLAQHYGFALVMPEQQRINNGNTCFNWFNPEDTARDSGEARSIREMVAHVVQAHRIDPRRVFITGLSAGGGMTSVMLATYPEVFAAGAVIAGLPYGIASNLREALDGMFHSPARPERELGDFVRRASNHRGPWPKVSVWHGSADRTVNPGNANEIVKQWLDLHDLPAAPMAETIVDGYPRQAWWNKDGETLVESYAITDMAHGTPLGLADNDQRYGVEGAFLIEAGISSSYHIAKFFGLTGWIADAAGKKVEARPATSKPALPPAPHLARSIRAAVAEEPAEPKRAEARGFDLGQIITRALTAAGLMK